One window of the Gemmatimonadaceae bacterium genome contains the following:
- a CDS encoding efflux RND transporter permease subunit, translating into MSGERSLFGVVASQRRFVYLAVSLLTAAGVWAGLRMPSAIYPELVFPRVTVVAEGSSLSARQVVFSITRPLEEAISTVLGVRRVDSKSIRGSSEIQILFAPGTDMIYALQLVQAQVNEVRPQLPPGMNIRVDRLTPSVYPILSYNVEGGDPSTLYDIALYQIKPLISRIPSVGQVEVQGSDVREVEVVADPARLASQGMTYDDLAAAIRDAIGVTAVGRVDKDYKQYLVVTANDAHSVDDIANVVVAHGLRVRDLATVTLGTIDHTQIIDGDGRPAALINITRQIGGNTVAIADSVAGVARALAKTLPPGVHLKAVYDQAELVHDAVLSVRDAMIIGAVLAIIILLLFLRHARITAISATSIPLTMVITLFLMSLLGQTLNLMTLGAMAIAIGLVIDDAVVITENIVRHLHLTSNRGAAIREAVQELIWPVTSSTITTVVVFLPLGLLQGVVGQFFSALSLTLTIAVLVSLILAFTIIPLLAEQFLTEHDAEYEADVDPTHKKRGVLHVVGRSIDALSVHYERSLGVVLRHSRWVLVGGLALVVAGYAAYRATSTGFLPDMDEGAFVLDYYSPGGTALAETDRQVHIVEHILGQMPEITGTSRRTGAELGLFATQMNRGDISVRLSPQSQRHRTIFQVIDDLRGRFAVAVPRLRIEFVQILSDGLNDMAGNTNPVEIKLFGANLLQLEGYAKQIAPSLGKVPGLADLYDGVAEPDAELSMRVHEAEAGRLGLSPALVGQAVSGALLGVDAGELRLEDRAIGVRVRAPDSVRYDPLRLGAIPILSPVTHTTTPLASLASFTALDSRSELSRENQQQLITMTANIGDGGALGDVVNGVKAVLAAHPAPSGVRVELAGQYASQQDAFHQMLLVLALAAASVVGVMVIQFKSFVEPLIVLLAAPLSFVGAMALLLLTGTALNVSSFMGLILLVGLIVKNGIILLDFTRYRMLHNDLALEPAIRDAASVRLRPILMTTLCTLFGLMPLALGIGAGSEMQKPLALAVIGGLGLSTPITLYVVPTLLVAIRGRDYRLKPVDQ; encoded by the coding sequence GTGAGCGGCGAACGGTCCCTGTTCGGCGTTGTCGCGTCGCAGCGGCGGTTCGTCTATCTGGCGGTGTCGCTGTTGACGGCGGCCGGCGTGTGGGCGGGGCTGCGCATGCCGTCGGCCATCTATCCCGAGCTGGTGTTCCCGCGCGTGACCGTGGTGGCGGAGGGCTCGTCGCTCAGCGCCCGCCAGGTGGTGTTCAGCATCACGCGCCCGCTGGAGGAGGCGATCAGTACGGTGCTGGGCGTGCGGCGCGTGGATTCCAAGTCCATCCGTGGGTCGAGCGAGATCCAGATCCTGTTCGCCCCCGGCACCGACATGATCTACGCCCTGCAACTCGTGCAGGCACAGGTGAACGAGGTCCGGCCGCAGCTGCCGCCCGGCATGAACATTCGCGTGGACCGCCTCACGCCGTCGGTGTACCCGATTCTCTCGTACAACGTGGAGGGCGGCGATCCGTCCACGCTGTACGACATCGCGCTGTATCAGATCAAGCCGCTCATCTCACGCATCCCGAGCGTGGGGCAGGTGGAGGTGCAGGGGTCCGACGTGCGCGAGGTCGAGGTCGTGGCCGATCCCGCGCGGCTGGCGTCGCAGGGCATGACCTACGACGACCTGGCCGCCGCCATCCGCGACGCGATCGGCGTCACGGCCGTGGGTCGCGTGGACAAGGATTACAAGCAGTATCTGGTCGTGACGGCCAACGACGCGCATTCGGTGGACGACATCGCCAACGTGGTCGTCGCCCACGGCCTGCGCGTGCGCGATCTGGCCACGGTCACGCTCGGCACCATCGATCACACGCAGATCATCGACGGCGATGGACGGCCGGCCGCGCTGATCAACATCACGCGCCAGATCGGCGGCAACACCGTGGCCATCGCCGACAGCGTGGCCGGCGTGGCGCGGGCGCTCGCGAAGACGCTGCCGCCGGGCGTGCACCTCAAGGCGGTGTACGACCAGGCCGAACTCGTGCACGATGCCGTGCTCTCGGTGCGCGACGCGATGATCATCGGCGCCGTGCTCGCGATCATCATCCTGCTGCTGTTCCTGCGCCACGCGCGCATCACCGCGATCAGCGCGACGTCGATCCCGCTGACGATGGTGATCACGCTGTTCCTGATGAGCCTGCTCGGCCAGACGCTCAACCTGATGACGCTCGGGGCCATGGCCATCGCCATCGGCCTGGTGATCGACGACGCGGTGGTGATCACCGAGAACATCGTGCGGCACCTCCACCTGACGTCCAATCGAGGCGCGGCGATCCGGGAGGCCGTGCAGGAACTCATCTGGCCGGTCACGTCGTCCACGATCACCACGGTGGTGGTGTTCCTGCCGCTCGGGCTGCTCCAGGGCGTGGTGGGCCAGTTCTTCTCGGCGCTCTCGCTCACCCTCACGATCGCCGTCCTCGTCTCGCTGATCCTGGCATTCACGATCATTCCCTTGTTGGCCGAGCAGTTTCTGACCGAACACGACGCGGAGTATGAGGCCGACGTCGACCCGACGCATAAGAAGCGGGGCGTATTGCACGTGGTGGGCCGGAGCATCGACGCCCTGTCGGTGCATTACGAGCGATCGCTGGGCGTGGTGCTCCGCCACAGTCGATGGGTGCTCGTCGGCGGGCTGGCGCTCGTGGTGGCGGGGTATGCCGCCTACCGTGCAACGTCCACCGGGTTCCTGCCCGACATGGACGAGGGCGCGTTCGTGTTGGACTACTACAGTCCTGGCGGGACCGCGCTCGCAGAAACCGATCGCCAGGTGCACATCGTGGAGCACATCTTGGGCCAGATGCCCGAGATCACCGGAACGTCGCGTCGCACCGGCGCCGAATTGGGCCTGTTCGCCACGCAGATGAACCGCGGTGACATCTCGGTGCGACTCTCGCCGCAGAGTCAGCGTCATCGCACGATCTTCCAGGTGATCGACGATCTGCGCGGACGGTTTGCCGTGGCGGTGCCGCGCCTGCGCATCGAATTCGTCCAGATCCTGTCGGATGGCCTCAACGACATGGCCGGCAATACCAATCCGGTGGAGATCAAGTTGTTCGGCGCGAATCTCTTGCAGCTCGAGGGATACGCCAAGCAGATCGCGCCGAGTCTCGGCAAGGTGCCCGGCCTTGCCGATCTGTACGACGGCGTGGCCGAGCCGGACGCCGAACTCTCGATGCGAGTGCACGAGGCCGAGGCCGGCCGGCTGGGCCTGTCTCCGGCCCTCGTGGGGCAGGCGGTGAGCGGCGCGCTCCTCGGCGTGGATGCCGGCGAACTGCGTCTGGAGGACCGCGCCATCGGCGTCCGCGTGCGCGCCCCCGACTCGGTGCGGTATGATCCGCTGCGGCTGGGCGCCATCCCGATCCTGTCGCCGGTCACGCACACGACGACGCCCCTGGCCTCGCTGGCGTCGTTCACGGCGCTCGATTCGCGCAGTGAACTGAGCCGCGAGAATCAGCAGCAACTGATCACGATGACCGCCAACATCGGCGACGGGGGCGCGCTCGGCGATGTGGTCAACGGCGTGAAGGCGGTCCTGGCCGCACACCCCGCGCCCTCCGGCGTCCGCGTGGAACTGGCCGGCCAGTACGCCAGCCAGCAGGATGCGTTCCATCAGATGCTCCTCGTCCTCGCGCTCGCCGCGGCGAGCGTGGTCGGCGTCATGGTCATCCAATTCAAATCGTTCGTTGAGCCGTTGATCGTGCTGCTCGCCGCGCCGCTGTCGTTCGTGGGCGCGATGGCCCTGCTCCTCCTCACCGGCACGGCGCTCAACGTGTCGTCGTTCATGGGGCTCATCCTGTTGGTGGGGCTGATCGTGAAGAACGGGATCATCCTGCTCGACTTCACGCGCTACCGGATGCTCCACAACGACCTGGCGCTGGAGCCGGCCATCCGCGACGCGGCCAGCGTCCGGTTGCGCCCGATCCTCATGACCACGCTGTGCACCCTGTTCGGGCTGATGCCGTTGGCCCTGGGTATCGGCGCCGGGAGCGAGATGCAGAAGCCGCTCGCGCTCGCGGTGATCGGTGGGCTGGGACTGTCCACCCCCATCACGCTGTACGTCGTGCCCACGCTGTTGGTGGCCATTCGCGGCCGCGACTATCGGCTGAAGCCCGTGGACCAGTAG
- a CDS encoding efflux RND transporter periplasmic adaptor subunit has protein sequence MMKSASVLLALAAMAACGKQGADAGDQASGDVQPVVGARTAVVSTRPFTETVSAIGTIAQRPGHFAEMAAPAPTRVARVFVTIGQRVKAGDRLVEFEQQTFDASLQSATAALESAQQAYDREQRLAAEGIAARKDVEQAAAALAQARSAQVAARRDQQLSTLRAPLAGVVTAMNAVLGASVDVAQTLVEVTDPNALDVMLQLSPTDAARVHAGQRVTVVSGQSLAGAPLGVGTVADVGAELDSATGTVPARVVLARPTRVLRVGETVMGSIAIGRNPSAIAIPAQALVPEGEGYHVFVVDSAGIAHVRNVTVGARTEAYVEVLTGLKVGETVVTYGAFGVSDSAKIVTVKP, from the coding sequence ATGATGAAATCCGCCTCCGTACTGCTCGCGCTCGCCGCCATGGCCGCCTGCGGAAAGCAGGGCGCCGATGCCGGCGACCAGGCCTCCGGCGACGTACAGCCCGTGGTGGGCGCTCGCACTGCCGTGGTGAGCACGCGCCCGTTCACCGAAACCGTGAGCGCCATCGGCACGATCGCGCAGCGGCCCGGCCACTTCGCGGAGATGGCGGCGCCGGCTCCCACCCGCGTGGCCCGGGTTTTCGTCACCATCGGCCAGCGCGTCAAAGCCGGCGATCGCCTGGTCGAGTTCGAGCAGCAGACGTTCGACGCGTCCCTCCAGAGCGCCACGGCGGCGCTGGAGAGCGCGCAGCAAGCGTACGATCGAGAGCAGCGATTGGCGGCGGAGGGGATCGCGGCGCGCAAGGACGTGGAACAGGCTGCCGCGGCGCTCGCCCAGGCCAGATCCGCGCAGGTGGCAGCCCGGCGCGATCAGCAGCTCTCCACGCTGCGGGCGCCGCTCGCCGGCGTGGTCACGGCGATGAACGCCGTGCTCGGCGCGTCGGTGGACGTGGCGCAGACGCTGGTCGAGGTCACCGACCCCAACGCGCTGGACGTGATGCTCCAGCTCTCGCCGACCGACGCCGCGCGCGTGCACGCGGGGCAGCGCGTCACGGTCGTGTCCGGCCAGTCGCTGGCCGGCGCCCCCCTGGGCGTGGGCACGGTGGCCGACGTCGGGGCGGAGTTGGACTCCGCCACCGGCACGGTCCCGGCGCGGGTGGTGCTCGCCAGGCCGACGCGCGTCCTGCGGGTGGGGGAGACGGTGATGGGGAGCATCGCCATCGGCCGGAATCCCAGCGCAATCGCCATCCCCGCCCAGGCGCTGGTGCCCGAAGGGGAGGGGTACCACGTATTCGTCGTCGACTCCGCCGGCATCGCACACGTGCGAAACGTCACCGTCGGCGCCCGGACGGAAGCGTACGTCGAGGTGTTGACCGGGCTAAAGGTGGGGGAGACGGTGGTCACGTACGGCGCCTTTGGCGTGTCGGATAGCGCGAAGATCGTGACGGTGAAGCCGTGA